The genomic interval ATTTTCTTTCTATTGATGGCAAGAAGAAGTAACGTCGTTAATACGAAAGCCGTTGTTAAAGGAGCACCGTGGAGTGTCGTATTTTTCTCAATTGGCATGTACGTTGTCGTATATGGGTTAGGGAATGCATGGCTCACTCATTCGTTAGCGAGTGTCATCCAAGCAACGGCTGAACAAGGTTTATTTGTTGCCACCATAGGAATGGGCTTTATTGCAGCTTTCTTATCATCCTTGATGAATAATATGCCGACCGTAATGATTGATGCATTAGCTATTGCCGAAACCAATACTTCTGGCACGATTCGAGAAGCTCTTATTTATGCCAATGTCATTGGGTCTGACTTAGGTCCGAAAATTACACCAATTGGATCATTGGCAACCTTAGTGTGGCTCCATGTTTTATCTCAAAAAGGGGTTAAAATCTCATGGGGAACCTATTTTAAAACAGGTATTGTGTTAACAATCCCAATTCTATTTATTACGTTATTAGGTCTATACGTATCATTATTAATGAACTAAAAGGAGAAATACGTCATGTCTAAAAAATCAATTTACTTCTTATGTACAGGAAATTCTTGCAGAAGCCAAATGGCAGAAGGATGGGCAAAAAAATATTTAGGTGAAGAGTGGGAAGTTCGCAGCGCAGGTATTGAGGCACATGGATTGAATCCAAATGCAGTAAAAGCAATGAATGAAGCGGGTATGGATATTTCCAATCAAACTTCTGACATTATTGATCCTGAAATTTTAAATAGTGCGGATTTAGTCGTTACATTATGCGGAGACGCAGCTGATAAATGTCCAATGACACCACCACATGTTAAACGTGAACACTGGGGATTTGATGATCCAGCAAAAGCGGAAGGAACAGACGAAGAAAAATGGGCGTTCTTCCAGCGTGTTCGTGATGAAATTGGTGACAGAATTAAACGTTTTAGCGAAACAGGAGAATAATACAATCAAATAACCAAGAGTTTATTCT from Peribacillus asahii carries:
- the arsC gene encoding arsenate reductase (thioredoxin), whose protein sequence is MSKKSIYFLCTGNSCRSQMAEGWAKKYLGEEWEVRSAGIEAHGLNPNAVKAMNEAGMDISNQTSDIIDPEILNSADLVVTLCGDAADKCPMTPPHVKREHWGFDDPAKAEGTDEEKWAFFQRVRDEIGDRIKRFSETGE